CTGAATGGATCAATTCAAAATCATTGGTCGAAATTTCGCGGGAGTAGAAAACGAATTTTTTATTACGTTGATTTTTAAGCTGGTAGTAGTGCCAGATTTCGTAGGGATACGCATTGGGCTCATAATAACTTTCGGAAATCGCATTAGGAGAGCCATACTGCAGATACACTCTTCCCCGGTCAGTTTCGTATCCCTTCTTTGTCCTTGTCCTAAAGGAAGCGTCAGCCTTATCAACTTCTTCCCTGTAAATTTTCCAGGCCAGTTCCGGATTGAAGTTGTCACGGATCATCCAGAAGTTCAGAAAATATTTCTGAAGTGTTTCCAGGTCGGCTGTTTTTACCAGCGACTGGGCGAAGCTTTTCTCGACCTGGGTGGATATGGGCGAAAGCATGCGGACATATTCAGCCAGTGTATCGCGCCGGGCGATATTCTTAACGAAAGTATTTTCCAGGTTAATGCCGGCAATGTCAGCTACATTGATTTGCATATTCGGGTTGCTGCGCTGGAAAAACAGCTGGTTCGAAGCCAGCAGTTCGTTTTGTTTGTTCCTGAGTTCAATGACAAGATTATAGTTACCCGTCGGAAGGCGGGAGATGTCAAATTCATTAAAAATGACATTGACAGGTCGGGTATCTTCTCTTTTGATCCTGGTAAATTCAGCGATGGGTGTTTCCGTTTCAAAGGATTCAATCGAACAGGTAACCATAAATTTATCGGCTGTTCCGAGCACTTTTTCGGTATGATAGGCCTCAGCGTAAAAGGTCAGGCGATTCATCGTTTCCGGGAAGTAATTGCTAACGTACGGTACCAGGTCGTAACCGCTTTTCGCAAGGACATTCGGACTGTTGGAGGTGGAAAACGACTCGACGAGTTCAATGCCGGAAATGGTAACCGTGTCGGGGGGATAGTGAATAATGACAGGGCGTGAGATGACAACGGGGGGTAAATCCTTGTTTTTATCGGCGATCATCAGCTCGAAGTCGTAAGTGCCATCTGGCAGGGCGAACCGCTGCTGGTCGATGAAATTGAACTGAGATTTTGTTGTATCCGTAATTTCAGGGCTAAGCAGGTCGTATTTCTTAAATTCGACCACCTGGTCATTTAGCTTGAACAGCATCGTAATGTTCACAGCTCCCTGGTAGTAGCCATTGTCGATTGGCAAAAAGCGGATGCTTTGTGCAGCCACCGACAGATAAGTTTCCAGGTAGGGGCCGGTCTCCGGAGAATAGAAGGAGTTGTAGTACAGATAGGCTTTTATGTTCTGGGAGAGGGCCGGTGCCATCACGGCCAGAAGAAGGCCGGTAACGAAATAGCGATTCAGCGTTTTCATCGGAGTAAAGGAATAAAGTTGAACAAAGATAGTCTTAAAAGGATGAGCAGTCAACCATGAACAAGTTAAAGGCATATCCTTTGAAGTATACGGTCTGTCCTTTTCCTCTGTGCAGACTGCTGCGGGCTGTATCACCATTTGGCAGTGAAAATATTGGACCGTTGAGCGTCGCATAGCGGTGCAATGTCGGTAAATCGCTATCTTTGCACCGGAGAAATGGCAGAGCGGTCTAATGCGGCGGTCTTGAAAACCGTTGTCCTGGCGACGGGACCGGGGGTTCGAATCCCTCTTTCTCCGCGAGATACCCCGGAGGCGCTGAATTACCAAGCTTCCGGGATTTTTTAGCAGAAAAAACGGGACAAGATCGGGACATGAGTATAGAGAATAAAAAACTTAGAAAAAGTCCAGTAACTCTGCCGGATTATATTCCTGCCCGACTGGTGGAAGGCAAAGAATGGTATGTATTCTTTTATGCTCTGGATCCTTACTCTCAGAGGCTCCGCCGCAAGCGGGTGAAGTTCAACCGGATCAAAAACAAGCTTGAACGCCGCCGCATTGCCCAGCAACTGGTGGTTAAGATCAACCGGAAACTGGCCGAGGGATGGAATCCCTTCTTGGAAGAGCATGCACCCAAAGCATTTTACAAGCTCTCACAGGCTTCAGAAACTTTTTTGGCAGAGAAAAAAAAGGAGATGCGCCCGGATGGTTTCCGGTCCTACAAGTCTTTTATTGGTAGTTTGCAGGATTGGTTGGACACCACCAACCAAAAAGATATTAACATACTGGCGTTTAATAAATATTACGCGGTTGAACTTTTAGAAAGCATTTACAACCGGGACAACGTCAGCGAAAAAACCTACAACAACTACCTGATCTTTTACCGGCTGTTCTGGAACTGGCTAATTGAAAGGAATTACACCAACCACAATCCTTTCAAGGATCTTACCAAGAAAAAGGAGAAGCAGAAAAACCGGGACATCATTGATGAGGAGACCCGGGTGCGGATCAAAGAATACCTTGAAAAGGATGATTACCCCTATTTGATCATGTGCCTGATGGCTTTTCATGTGCTGATCCGTCCCAAAGAAATGACAGGAATCAAGATTAAGGACATTGACATGGAGAGACAGACAATCTTCATCCCGGCTCAATCGGCCAAAAATAATTCCGACCGTATCGGCACCATGCCGGACTATATGGTGGAAATGATCCGCAAGATGAACCTGGAACATCTGGATAAGGATTATTATCTTTTCTCTGAAGGTTTCTTGCCCGGCAAGGTAAAGATTGACAGCCGCAAGATTGCCAAACGATGGGAAAAACTCCGCAAGGATCTGAGCCTGCCCATGAACATTAAGTTTTATTCCCTTCGTGACAGCGGCATTATCCAGATGCTTGAGGACGGCATCTCGGCAGAATATGTCCGTCACCAGGCGGATCACTCCTCGCTGGACATGACCACCATTTATTCCAAGCATGCCCGTCCCGAGGGTATCGAGCAGATCAAACATAAATCAAAGGCTTTCTAAAGCAGCAAGGTTTCAAATTCAAAGGATACCTGGCTGGACTCATCAAAATTGATCTTCACTGTTTTAATGAAAAAAATCAGATTGTTGTACCGGTATTTCCGAGACAGGTCAAGCGACTTTATATCCCCAATGTGTCCATAGGCTTTGAATTTGAAAATCCGGACACCGCCCAGGTACCAGAAGAGAAATTCTTTCCAGTATTTTTCGTAGAAACCCCACTGGCCATGCCAGGATATGGACAGGTTTCCACATTGATTTCCATAGTAATCAAAATTTGAGGATGATCCAAACGGATAATCATCCATCCAGTTATCTTTCTTCATGCCATGGTACAAAAGCAACCTAAGCGAAAAGGTATTGGATTGAAAGTCAGGATAGCTTCGGCAGTTTCCTGCCTGTTCTGTTTTAGGCACCATCCAGGTTGCTATCCTGTCCGGGGAAGTGCTACCCCATTCCATGGCCAGGGAACCATTGGCAGCATCAATGGCAAATTCCCTGTTACCCTGGTAGTGTGGACTCAGACCGCTGCCACAATTCCACCAGCGGTTTTCATTGAAATTTTCACGAAAGCTCCAGACATAAAACGTATTGTCTTCATAACAGAAATAACAGTCATTGACCTGGTTGTCATCCATGGGCAAGTCTTCATATGACTGCACCGTTCCCCTGTAATGAAAGGATGAAATATCCTGAACTTTACTAGATGTATACTCATCTGAACCATCACCGGAGAAGGAAAACGCAAATCCTTTTTTAGTCTCAAACTCTAGGGAGATACTTTCGGAGGCAATCATCAGATTGAAGTCAAGACAGGTTGAATCCTTGAATACCTGGTCAATGGTTCGTGTGGTGACTTTGGATGTCTGGGGATCGATGAAAAAGATGATCCCCAGGTTAGCCATTTCATTTAAAAAGTCGGAGACCTTGATATGAGGGACATTATTGCACAGATTAAAGACTGAAGGAGGATCCAGCAGTAACTGGCTGTTGTCAAAAGAGGAATTTATGCAATGGGTGTTGAAAATGACCAGCCTGGACAAGTCAGTGTCTTTCAGAAATACATTGTCAATAAACTCAAAGCCATGGGATTTGAATATCTGGCAGTAGACATATCCAAGATATGGAAACGGGACAATGGGTGAATTCAGGTGATAAAATCCGTAGGCAGTTGTATAGAAGTTGACGCAATTAAAATGTTCACGGTAATAGGTCTGAAACTCGGTTCCATCGAAGAATTTCTCATCTTCCACAGGAAAGGCGTTGAAGTCCACCTGCGGAAACGATTTTTCGATCGTTTCCAGCAGGGTGACATACCAGGCACCCATGTCCCGGTTGCCACCCAGATCAATTTCAGATAGGTATTTCTCTCTGACCTGGTTAAGCAGGCTTGTATTGGATAGGATCAGTACCAGCTCCAGAGAAGAAAATGAAGTACCGATGACCTTTAATATTCCGGTAAAAAGCAAAGCGCCGGAATAATACAATCGGAAATCAAACCGGTTATCCTCAGGAAGCTTATAGTAAAAATAAGATGCGGGATAACTCAGTATCTTTTGATTGACTGGTGTATTGGGTACTTCAAACGGCAGGCTGTGATTCATTGTTTCCTGTCCCATGAAAATGGGCGATGACAACACAACAGACAATGACTGATGTTTAAGCTGCAGAAATTCACCGTTGACCCAGAGAGAGAACATGAGTGGATAGGATTATGAATGATCACTAATCATTTCCGGTAGAGTAAACAACCCATTTGGATCCTGTATACAATAGCGTCACCGCTTTTGTATCAAAGGAAGGATCAATGGGAATGGTGGTTATCACCGAACCTGCTCCATAATCCTTCAGGGTGATGGTATAAGACTGATCATCGGCATTGTCGCTGATGATGGTCAGCAGCTGACCGGCTCCGATGATGGCATTATTGCACCATACATCAATGTTTGCATCCGCGTCAATCACATAAACCGATGTACCCCAATACGGGGTAACTACTGATGTTTGATTGGACAATACCTGTATAGGCACTCGTGTAGGTCTGTTAAACACGGTACCCATTGAGGTAAAGGATGCAATTGAACTACCTCCCCAGTCTTTTACAATAACACCATCACCGGAGGTATTTTCCACAATGACATCGGTATTGATTTCATCCGTGGTGAAATCGTTTGTAACGATCAGATCACCATGGATATAGCATGAAGGACTGATTGAAACCTCTCCCGGACCAAATTCAATCCATGTTGTTGGAACCTCATTGTTGATGATCCTGGGTTTTATAGGATTGCCGGCTGTTTTGCCAATGTACATGTTGCCATAAACGTGAAAGAGTCCTGATGGAGCATTGGTGCCAATCCCCACATAATCTGTCAGGGTCTTCTGGAACACATAACTGCCGCTTTTGCTCCATTTGGAAGAATCTTCAATAGCTGCCAAATCATCGGATAAGGTATTGAGATCGACATTCTGGCCACCATCCAGCACCAGTGCTACCAGCGATGTTCCGGCACTGGCATTGGTCAATTTGATGTTATTCACCGAAAGGGTGCCATCAATTGCGGCACTTCCATCCACATCCAGTTGTGTGCTGGGTGCCCCTGCACCAATTTTTAAAGCATCCGGGATCCTGACATAGCTGCCGTCATCGTAAACTTCACTTGCATTCAAGGCCGATCCATCCCACTTGGAAAGATAGTTTGTCGTGTTAGACGATCCCACCTGGGGATCTTCTTCCTTATTGATATATGCCTGGTCTGCAACCCACTTTCTGGAAGCCACCTTGGTTAATGTATCCGAATGATGAAGGTAGTCAGATGAATCATTCACCCAGACCGGATCTTTTTCTTGGGGTGGTTCCAGAAGAAATCCCTGATCAAGCACCCATTTTCTGGATGCAACCTTGGAGGTTGTATCTGAATGATGCAAATAGTCTGTGGAATCACTGATCCAAACAGGATCAATTTCGGCTCCAAGCTCTGTCAGGTATCCCTGGTCCTGCACCCATTTGCGGGATGCAACCTTGGAGGTTGTATCTGAATGATGTAAATAATCGGTGGAATCACTGATCCAAACAGGATCAGTTTCGGCCCCAAGCTCTGTTAAGTATCCCTGGTCCTGCACCCATTTTCGGGATGCAACCTTGGTGGTAGTATCTGAATGATGCAAATAGTCTGTGGAATCGCTGATCCAGATGGGATCAGTTTCGGCTCCCAGTTCTGTCAGGTATCCCTGGTCCAGAACCCATTTTCGGGATGCAACCCTGGTGGTTGTATCCGAATGATGCAAATAATCTGTTGAATCGCTGATCCAGATGGGATCATTTTCGGTTTCCAGTTCTGTCAGATATCCCTGGTCTTGCACCCATTTTCGGGATGCAACCCTGGTGGTTGTATCCGAATGATGCATATAGTCTGTGGAATCGCTGATCCAGATGGGATCGATTTCCTGGATGCTGCCACCGCCACCGTCCCGGTAAGCGGCAGTATCCACATAGCTGAATTCCCCTGTGGATGCGTTCCACATGACCAGCCTGGATGTCTCATTAGCCCTGAGTTTTGTGACTTTCAAAGAGTCCTCAATACGGACATAGCTGGGGTGATCCAGAATGTTGCTGGAGACAAGGCTGGAACCATCCCATTTTGAAAGATAATTGGTGGTGATGATCCCAACCTGTGGATCTGTCTCAGCGATCAGGTACCCGGCCAGTGCATGATTGCCCCAGCTGTACGCTTGATTCCAGTTGG
The sequence above is drawn from the Bacteroidales bacterium genome and encodes:
- a CDS encoding GWxTD domain-containing protein — its product is MKTLNRYFVTGLLLAVMAPALSQNIKAYLYYNSFYSPETGPYLETYLSVAAQSIRFLPIDNGYYQGAVNITMLFKLNDQVVEFKKYDLLSPEITDTTKSQFNFIDQQRFALPDGTYDFELMIADKNKDLPPVVISRPVIIHYPPDTVTISGIELVESFSTSNSPNVLAKSGYDLVPYVSNYFPETMNRLTFYAEAYHTEKVLGTADKFMVTCSIESFETETPIAEFTRIKREDTRPVNVIFNEFDISRLPTGNYNLVIELRNKQNELLASNQLFFQRSNPNMQINVADIAGINLENTFVKNIARRDTLAEYVRMLSPISTQVEKSFAQSLVKTADLETLQKYFLNFWMIRDNFNPELAWKIYREEVDKADASFRTRTKKGYETDRGRVYLQYGSPNAISESYYEPNAYPYEIWHYYQLKNQRNKKFVFYSREISTNDFELIHSDAIGELANYQWQFLIHERGNAPHGLDQDQMEDHWGSKIDDYFDNPR
- a CDS encoding site-specific integrase, whose protein sequence is MSIENKKLRKSPVTLPDYIPARLVEGKEWYVFFYALDPYSQRLRRKRVKFNRIKNKLERRRIAQQLVVKINRKLAEGWNPFLEEHAPKAFYKLSQASETFLAEKKKEMRPDGFRSYKSFIGSLQDWLDTTNQKDINILAFNKYYAVELLESIYNRDNVSEKTYNNYLIFYRLFWNWLIERNYTNHNPFKDLTKKKEKQKNRDIIDEETRVRIKEYLEKDDYPYLIMCLMAFHVLIRPKEMTGIKIKDIDMERQTIFIPAQSAKNNSDRIGTMPDYMVEMIRKMNLEHLDKDYYLFSEGFLPGKVKIDSRKIAKRWEKLRKDLSLPMNIKFYSLRDSGIIQMLEDGISAEYVRHQADHSSLDMTTIYSKHARPEGIEQIKHKSKAF